CACCGGGAGGCGCTGGAGGACGTGCGGCGGGCGATCCCGGTGCTGCGGCAGGCCGGGGACGTGATCTGGACGGCGCGGGCACTGACCCTGCGGGCGACCGTGCACCTGGCGCTGGGCGCGGTGGACCGGGCCGAGGCCGACTTCGCGGCGGCGGAACGGCTGTGGGGGACCACCGGCCAGGAACACGACAAGGCGGACGCCGTGGAGAGCCGGGGGCTGGCCGCGTTCCGGTCCGGCGACATCCCGGCGGCGCTGCGGCTGCTGGACGAGGCCGAGGAGCGCTACGCCAAGCTCGGCACGCCGACGTTCATGCTGTCCATCCGGCGCTGCGAGGTGCTGATGGCCGCCGGGCTCGCCCCGGAGGCGCTGGCGGAGGCGGACGCGGCGATCGCCCTGCTGGACCGGATCGGCGGACAGTCCACCCGCAAGGCCGAGCTGCTGCTGGCCGCCGCGCGGGCCGCCCGGTCGGCCGGGGACCCGGACACCGCGATCGCCCGCGCCGCCGACGCCGTACGGCTGTTCGCCGCGCAGCGGCGGACCTGGTGGCAGACGCACGCCCGGCTGGTGCTCACCGAGGCGCGGGTGGCGGCCGGGCGCCGGTCGGGGCGGCTGGTGGCGGACGCGGCGGCGGCCGCCGAGCGGCTGACCTCGTTCGGCTCGCCCGCCGCGCCGGAGGCGTCGCTGCTGGCCGGCCGGATCGCGCTCGCGCTGGGCCGGACAGCGGAGGCGGAACGGCACCTGGCGGTGGCCGCCCGCAGCCGGCGCGCGGGACCGCCGCCAGCCCGGGTGACGGGCTGGGCCGCGCAGGCACTGCGGGCCCGGGCCGCCGGCTCCGCGCGCGGGGTGCTGGAGGCCTGCCGGCGCGGCCTGGACGTCCTGGACGACCACCGGATGACGCTGGGCGCCTCCGAGCTGCGGGCCCGGGCCACCGCGCAGGGTGCCGAACTGGCCGCGCTGGCACAGGAGGTGAGCCTCACCCAGGGCGATCCGCGGCGGCTGCTGGAGTGGAGCGAGCGCTGGCGGGCGACCCTGTTGTCCGCGCCGCCCGCCCGGCCGCCCGCCGACGCGGCGCTGCTCAGCGGCCTGACCGCCTACCGGGAGATCGCGGCCCGTGCGGAGGCCGCCCGGATGGAGGGCCGCCCGGTGCCGGCGCTGGAGCGCGAACAGCGGCGGCTGGAGCGGGAGATCCGCTCCCGCACCCACCACATGCGCGGTTCCGCCCCCGGCGGCGGCGACCGCTTCGACGTCGGCCGCCTGCTGGACCGGCTCGGCGAGGCGCTGCTGGTCGAACTCGCCGTGGTGGACGGACGGGTGCACGTCCTGCTGTGCGGCCGGGGCCGGGTACGGCGGTTCGCGGGCGGGGCGCTGGCGGAGGCGGTGGCCGAGGCCGCACACGTGCAGGCCGGGCTGCGGCGGCTGGCGCAGCCCGGGGGCGAGGCGCGGCTGCCGCTGGTGGAGGCGGGCGGGCGGCGCCTGGAGGAGCTGCTGCTGGCCGGCGCCGTGCCGCACCTCGGGTCCGGACCGGTGGTGATCGTGCCGCCGGGCGCGCTGCACCGGGTGCCGTGGGCGCTGCTGCCCGCGCTGCGGGAGCGGGTGCTGAGCGTGTCGCCGTCGGCGGCGAGCTGGCTGCGCGCCCGGGAGACCGCGCCGCCGCCCGGCGGCCGGCACGTCCTGGTGCGCGGCCCCGGGCTC
This is a stretch of genomic DNA from Streptomyces sp. TG1A-8. It encodes these proteins:
- a CDS encoding CHAT domain-containing protein, whose amino-acid sequence is MTAGSEPVLELLPMVFADPAGARARAEEVLRSAPPPLHAGVAHQVLGIWQRDFGDLRIALRHLRRARDLAARADSAEREADVLATLGVALVHAGRTRQGLSAFEQGVARGTGHTRARVLYRRAYVWWVLGRHREALEDVRRAIPVLRQAGDVIWTARALTLRATVHLALGAVDRAEADFAAAERLWGTTGQEHDKADAVESRGLAAFRSGDIPAALRLLDEAEERYAKLGTPTFMLSIRRCEVLMAAGLAPEALAEADAAIALLDRIGGQSTRKAELLLAAARAARSAGDPDTAIARAADAVRLFAAQRRTWWQTHARLVLTEARVAAGRRSGRLVADAAAAAERLTSFGSPAAPEASLLAGRIALALGRTAEAERHLAVAARSRRAGPPPARVTGWAAQALRARAAGSARGVLEACRRGLDVLDDHRMTLGASELRARATAQGAELAALAQEVSLTQGDPRRLLEWSERWRATLLSAPPARPPADAALLSGLTAYREIAARAEAARMEGRPVPALEREQRRLEREIRSRTHHMRGSAPGGGDRFDVGRLLDRLGEALLVELAVVDGRVHVLLCGRGRVRRFAGGALAEAVAEAAHVQAGLRRLAQPGGEARLPLVEAGGRRLEELLLAGAVPHLGSGPVVIVPPGALHRVPWALLPALRERVLSVSPSAASWLRARETAPPPGGRHVLVRGPGLASGGAEVPELADRYGTATVLEDAAAEAPRVLAELDGAALAHLAAHGTFRADSPLFSALRMADGPLIVHDFERLSRSPYRIILSSCDTARLASVGADELLGLVTALLPLGTAGVVASSAPVNDAAVVPLMLALHKGLEAGLSLPEALRDARTTQPGDPLHLATGWAFAAFGAA